The following are encoded together in the Falsiruegeria litorea R37 genome:
- a CDS encoding AEC family transporter, with amino-acid sequence MSTDILAITFPIYAAIAIGYVVVKLGWFGQSDMRTLGKYVMDIALPALLFNAMASRDFAEVFHPGYMLVFALGGLATILISYLWFTATRTEASRRAVAVMGTTCPNSGFIGYPVMLLTFPDLAGVILALNMLVENILLIPICLILMDLARGGEQVSISKRVIGILWGVLKRPMVIGLLLGLAVSVVRVPIPGPVTQLFQMLAASASALSLVVIGGSLAGLSLRGNHWKAAQVALGKLILHPGLVALAAVAVTAMGLSLSTELTAAVILSAAMPMFGIYSVLAQESGHEGMASIAMLIATAFGFVTLSVLLGALT; translated from the coding sequence GTGAGCACCGACATCCTTGCCATCACCTTTCCGATCTATGCCGCCATCGCAATTGGCTATGTGGTCGTGAAACTGGGATGGTTCGGACAATCGGACATGCGCACCCTTGGCAAGTATGTCATGGACATTGCCCTGCCCGCACTTTTGTTCAACGCCATGGCCAGCCGTGACTTTGCCGAGGTGTTTCACCCCGGCTACATGCTGGTTTTTGCCCTTGGCGGATTGGCAACGATCCTGATCAGTTACCTGTGGTTCACCGCCACACGGACCGAAGCTTCGCGCCGTGCCGTGGCCGTCATGGGCACGACCTGTCCCAATTCGGGCTTCATCGGCTACCCGGTCATGCTGCTGACCTTTCCCGATCTGGCAGGCGTCATCCTGGCACTCAACATGCTGGTCGAGAACATCCTGCTGATCCCGATCTGTCTGATCCTGATGGATCTGGCCCGAGGCGGCGAGCAGGTATCCATCTCGAAACGAGTGATTGGCATCCTTTGGGGTGTCCTCAAGCGCCCGATGGTGATTGGCCTTCTGCTTGGGCTCGCTGTGTCGGTGGTGCGCGTCCCGATCCCCGGACCGGTCACGCAGCTGTTCCAAATGCTCGCGGCGTCTGCCTCGGCGCTGTCGCTGGTGGTCATCGGCGGATCTCTGGCCGGGTTGTCTTTGCGCGGCAACCACTGGAAAGCGGCCCAGGTGGCACTGGGCAAACTGATCCTGCATCCCGGCTTGGTGGCGCTGGCGGCTGTCGCCGTCACTGCGATGGGTCTGTCACTATCAACCGAACTGACCGCTGCCGTGATCTTGTCCGCCGCCATGCCCATGTTCGGCATCTACTCGGTCTTGGCACAGGAAAGCGGGCACGAGGGCATGGCCTCGATCGCCATGCTCATCGCAACCGCCTTTGGGTTTGTCACTTTGTCGGTTTTGCTGGGTGCCCTGACTTAA
- a CDS encoding HD domain-containing protein, translating into MAQSAELRERLRAIVAERMSRDSAHDLAHLDRVWLNVQKIAPAEANQTVLLSAAYLHDLVNLPKDSPDRSQASRMAAAEAGPILSDLGLSESEVKAAKHAIEAHSFSAGIPPETIEAQVLRDADRLDALGAIGVARTFAVAGALGQELYHPTDPFAVARDLNDIRFSVDHWRVKLLSLPKGMITDSGRELAQSRAALMIRFLDDFAEEIGATVPEAWTT; encoded by the coding sequence GTGGCGCAATCGGCTGAGCTGCGCGAAAGGCTGCGCGCCATCGTCGCCGAGCGGATGAGCCGTGACAGCGCCCATGATCTGGCCCATCTCGACCGGGTCTGGCTGAACGTACAAAAAATCGCACCAGCCGAGGCAAACCAGACCGTTCTTCTGAGCGCAGCTTATCTGCACGATCTGGTGAACCTCCCCAAGGATTCCCCGGACCGCTCCCAAGCCTCTCGCATGGCAGCTGCCGAAGCCGGACCGATCCTAAGCGACCTTGGGCTGTCCGAGAGCGAAGTCAAAGCTGCGAAACACGCTATCGAGGCACATAGCTTCTCGGCGGGCATCCCGCCCGAAACCATCGAGGCGCAGGTGCTGCGCGATGCCGACCGGCTGGACGCGCTTGGCGCCATCGGCGTGGCCCGAACCTTTGCTGTGGCGGGCGCGTTGGGGCAGGAATTGTATCACCCCACCGATCCTTTTGCCGTAGCGCGCGACCTGAATGACATCCGGTTTTCTGTCGATCACTGGCGCGTCAAACTGCTGTCACTGCCCAAAGGCATGATCACTGACAGCGGCCGCGAACTGGCCCAATCCCGCGCGGCGTTGATGATCCGTTTCCTTGATGACTTTGCCGAAGAAATTGGCGCCACGGTACCCGAGGCCTGGACAACGTGA
- the aroC gene encoding chorismate synthase translates to MSMNSFGHLFRVTTWGESHGPALGATVDGCPPGVQIDAAMIQHWLDKRKPGQNKFTTQRREPDQVKILSGVFEGQTTGTPVQLMIENTDQRSKDYGDIMDKFRPGHADITYWQKYGIRDYRGGGRSSARETASRVAAGGLAREAIKQIAPNVQITGYMTQIGPNKIDRANFDWSQIEQNPFWTPDAQAADDWAEYLDGLRKSGSSVGAVVEVVARGVPAGLGAPIYAKLDTDLAAAMMSINAAKGVEIGEGMAAAELTGEANADEIFMGQNGPQYSSNHAGGILGGISTGQDIVVRFAVKPTSSILTTRKTITKSGEETEIITKGRHDPCVGIRAVPVGEAMMACVILDHLLLHRGQIGENRGAIG, encoded by the coding sequence ATGTCGATGAACAGCTTTGGTCACCTTTTCCGCGTCACCACCTGGGGTGAAAGCCACGGACCCGCCTTGGGCGCCACGGTTGACGGCTGCCCGCCAGGCGTACAAATCGACGCGGCGATGATCCAGCACTGGCTCGACAAACGTAAACCGGGCCAGAACAAGTTCACAACACAGCGACGCGAACCCGATCAGGTGAAAATCCTGTCCGGCGTCTTCGAAGGGCAAACCACAGGCACGCCGGTCCAGCTGATGATCGAGAACACCGATCAGCGCAGCAAGGACTATGGCGACATCATGGACAAGTTCCGCCCTGGTCACGCCGACATCACCTATTGGCAGAAATACGGCATTCGCGACTATCGGGGCGGCGGGCGCAGCTCGGCGCGTGAAACCGCATCCCGTGTGGCTGCGGGCGGGCTGGCGCGCGAAGCGATCAAACAGATCGCCCCCAATGTGCAGATCACCGGCTATATGACCCAGATCGGCCCAAACAAAATCGACCGCGCCAACTTTGACTGGTCGCAGATCGAACAGAACCCGTTCTGGACCCCCGACGCGCAGGCGGCTGATGATTGGGCGGAATACTTGGACGGGTTGCGCAAGTCCGGAAGCTCGGTCGGCGCTGTGGTCGAAGTTGTGGCCCGCGGCGTCCCCGCCGGCCTAGGCGCGCCCATTTATGCCAAGTTAGACACTGATCTGGCCGCCGCGATGATGTCGATCAACGCCGCCAAAGGCGTCGAGATCGGCGAAGGCATGGCCGCTGCCGAACTGACCGGCGAGGCCAACGCCGACGAGATATTCATGGGTCAGAACGGCCCGCAATACAGCTCGAACCACGCCGGCGGCATTCTGGGTGGCATTTCGACCGGGCAGGACATTGTGGTCCGTTTCGCGGTCAAACCGACCTCGTCGATCCTGACCACCCGCAAGACGATCACCAAATCCGGTGAAGAGACCGAGATCATCACCAAGGGCCGCCATGACCCCTGCGTCGGCATTCGCGCTGTTCCAGTGGGCGAGGCGATGATGGCCTGCGTGATATTGGACCACCTGCTTCTGCACCGAGGCCAAATCGGAGAGAACCGTGGCGCAATCGGCTGA
- a CDS encoding 6,7-dimethyl-8-ribityllumazine synthase — protein sequence MTHTRYAFIKAQWHADIVDRALDGFQELIPADQIDVFDVPGAFEMPLLAQELAKTGQYAAVACAAFVVDGGIYRHDFVAQAVVDGLMRAGLDTGVPVLSVSLTPHQYQETDHHNAIYRAHFVDKGREAANAALMIGQTRAKLSNAA from the coding sequence ATGACACACACCCGATATGCCTTTATCAAGGCACAATGGCACGCCGATATCGTCGACCGCGCGCTCGACGGATTTCAGGAATTGATCCCAGCCGACCAGATCGACGTCTTTGACGTCCCCGGCGCGTTTGAAATGCCCCTTCTGGCTCAGGAACTGGCCAAGACAGGCCAATATGCCGCTGTGGCTTGCGCCGCGTTCGTCGTGGATGGCGGCATCTATCGACATGATTTTGTGGCTCAGGCCGTGGTCGATGGGCTGATGCGCGCAGGTCTAGACACTGGTGTTCCGGTCCTGTCGGTCTCGCTGACCCCACACCAGTATCAGGAAACAGATCATCACAACGCGATCTACCGCGCGCATTTCGTGGACAAGGGGCGCGAGGCCGCAAATGCCGCGCTGATGATCGGCCAGACCCGTGCGAAATTGTCAAACGCGGCCTGA
- a CDS encoding FMN-binding negative transcriptional regulator, with translation MHPNPVFRTESHEANLEFARDRGFGVLAVSVEGAPLLSHVPFVLSDDGAWADLHLVRSNPIVRALKQPLQTRLAVSGPDAYVSPDWYGVPDQVPTWNYAAVHLIGRLELRPQAELRDVLDRQSAVFEGRLAPKPAWTADKMDPEALGRMMRQIVPCRLMIEDVQGTWKLNQNKTADARLGAADGIAASRVGSEVEVLAQWMQDVGQAG, from the coding sequence ATGCATCCGAATCCTGTTTTTCGAACCGAGAGCCATGAAGCGAACCTAGAGTTCGCGCGCGATCGGGGTTTTGGGGTTCTTGCGGTCTCGGTAGAGGGGGCACCGTTACTGTCCCATGTGCCGTTTGTTCTGTCGGATGACGGGGCTTGGGCTGATCTGCATCTGGTTCGGTCGAATCCCATTGTCCGGGCACTAAAACAGCCACTTCAAACCCGCCTCGCGGTCAGCGGGCCGGATGCCTATGTCTCGCCAGATTGGTACGGGGTGCCGGATCAGGTGCCGACGTGGAACTATGCGGCGGTGCATCTGATCGGGCGGCTTGAGTTGCGACCTCAGGCAGAGCTGCGGGATGTGCTGGATCGCCAGTCGGCGGTGTTCGAGGGGCGTCTTGCCCCAAAACCGGCTTGGACCGCGGACAAGATGGACCCAGAAGCTTTGGGTCGCATGATGCGTCAGATCGTGCCGTGTCGTTTGATGATCGAGGATGTTCAAGGGACGTGGAAGCTGAATCAGAACAAGACTGCCGACGCACGGTTGGGTGCTGCCGACGGCATTGCGGCGTCTCGCG